One genomic window of Dasypus novemcinctus isolate mDasNov1 chromosome 31, mDasNov1.1.hap2, whole genome shotgun sequence includes the following:
- the LOC139437950 gene encoding olfactory receptor 14C36-like — MPNSSTVTELLLTRFSDVWELRVLHAMLLLLMYFATLVGNLLIVILITFDWKLHTPMYFFIRNLSILDMCYISVTVPKACVIFLLDSTAISMAGCAAQLFLVDIFVTVELLFVTIMARDRYVAICQPLHYPVIMNPRVCVQMTLASVLSDLVHSGFQTGNTFRLSFCQSNIVHQFFCDLSSLLKLSCTDTLNNEILIFISSVVIAGGCFIFIIMSYIHIFSTVLKFPTRGE; from the coding sequence ATGCCCAACTCCAGCACAGTGACTGAACTCCTGCTTACAAGGTTTTCTGATGTGTGGGAGCTCAGAGTCTTACATGCCATGCTGTTATTACTGATGTACTTCGCAACCCTGGTGGGGAATCTTCTCATTGTCATACTAATCACCTTTGATTGGAAACTTCAtacccccatgtatttcttcattaGGAATCTGTCTATCTTAGACATGTGCTACATTTCTGTCACAGTCCCCAAGgcatgtgtcatcttcctgcttgACAGCACGGCAATCTCCATGGCTGGATGTGCAGCTCAGCTCTTCCTCGTGGACATATTTGTGACAGTAGAGCTGCTGTTTGTCACAATCATGGCTCGTGACCgttatgtggccatctgccagcccctccactACCCCGTGATCATGAACCCTCGGGTCTGTGTCCAGATGACTCTGGCCTCTGTACTCAGTGATCTGGTCCACTCTGGATTCCAAACTGGCAACACATTCAGGCTGTCCTTCTGTCAGTCCAACATAgtccatcagttcttctgtgacctgTCCTCTCTTCTGAAGCTCTCCTGCACTGACActttaaacaatgaaattttaattttcatctcttcAGTGGTGATTGCTGGTGGCTgcttcatcttcatcatcatgtcttatattcacatattttctactgtgctcAAGTTTCCAACCAGGGGTGAGTGA